The window TGATCAGCTAAATTGTATATCCACCTTCCTAGCAGCCTGTGTTTTCATTTCTTTATCCATGGGGAAAGTGGTTTCGTTGGTCTACTTTATAATTTATATGCAAGTTTTAATTCTACAGTAGTTTATTTGCTTGTGTACATATTGAGTACAAGTTATTACTACTATTTTGCCCTTTAGCGAGTAAGCAAAGCATGCATGTAGAGTTTATAATCATTTCTAGGATAAATGTACTCACCATATATGGACACTGATTTGAGTACTTTACTATGTAATTGTAGTATCCACGTGAACAAGATGTTCTCCGTGGCGTCAGTGGTATCAAGCCTTGCAACCTCCGTTCTTGGAAAGGCTGCATCCTTTGGTACTGACTGGGCGGTTAATGAGATCAAGTCAGCCTGGAACGCCCAGGAAGAGCTTCACAAGTTGGAAAACTCATTGAAATTTATCTGTGGTGTTCTTCGAGATGCTGAGGACAGGGAGTCAGCTTCTCATGTCCTTCACGAGTGGCTGGACTGTTTGAAGGATGCGGTCTATGACATAGATGATCTTTTGGACGATGCGTCCACCGAAGCTCTCATGTTACATGTTCATAAGGGTTTATCTCGCATTGAGTCTATGAGCCTTCTCGTTACTGGTCCATTCAAATTGAGTCACAAAATAGAACAAGTTCGTAAAAAGCTTGATGAGATAGCAAAGGACAGAGGGCAATTTGGTTTAAATGAGCAACCAATTATTGACAGACGGATGTTCAGGAGTAGCAACAGGGAAACTCATTCCTTCATCACCGAATCAGATATTATTGGAAGAGCTGAAGCCAAAAAGAAGATAATTGAAAAGATATTGACAGCTAAAGACTCAAAACCCTTGTCTGTTCTTCCGATTGTCGGTTTAGGAGGAATTGGAAAAACTGCTTTAGCAAAATGGATTTACAATGATGTTCAGGTTACCCAGAATTTTGAGTTGAAATTATGGGTTTGTGTATCTGATGTGTTTAATTTAAAAAAGATCTTGGATGATATAATACAGTCAGGTACAGGTGAAAGCAACATGAAGCTAAATCTAGAGATGCTGCAAAGGAAGTTGTGTGCACTTTTGAAGGAAAGAAGATATTTTCTAGTGCTAGATGACCTCTGGAATGATAAACTTGCAGACTGGGAAGAGCTGAGAAGGCTCTTATCTAGTGGTGGAAGAGGAAGTGTCATTATAGTTACCACACGCAGTTCAAATGTTGCATCAATGGTGAAGACCATGGAGCCATATGACGTGGAAAAACTGCCAGATGATAAGTGCATGCAAATATTTACCCAGTACGCATTCAGAGGTGAGGAAGAGGACAGGATGGACCAACAGTTAGTAAGTATTGGGGAGTCCATTGTGAAAAAGTGTTGTGGTGTTCCTTTGGCAGCCAGGACGCTGGGTTCCCTATTGTCAAGATGTCGAGATGTTGAAGAATGGCGACTCGTTCTGGAGGACAATTTGTGGGATATGGAGCAGAACACCGATGATATCTTGCCAGCATTGAAATTGAGTTATGATGCACTTCCACCTCATCTACGACCATGCTTTTCTTGCTTGTCAGTTTTTCCAAAAGGCCACACAATTTACCAGGACATTTTGATTATGTTTTGGATGGCTCTGGGATTGATTCGCCCATCTAATAAACGCACTCAGCTACAAACTGGAGAGAAGTATTTTAAAGAACTACTTGGGAGATCTTTATTCCAGGATCAGTGCGTCCTTTCTGATAACAGGGTTTTTTACTGTAAAATGCATGATCTTATTCATGACCTTGCAACCTTGGTATCCCAAAAGGAGCATGCCATTGTAAGTTCTGAAAAGTTAACAGTCTCTGAGAGTGTCAGGCACCTAGTTTGGGACCGCGAGAACTTCTCCGTAGCACTCAATTTTCCTGAGGAGCTGAAGAAGGCAAGTAAGACAAGAACATTTACAATCAGATCAAGCTTTGGTACCGTGAGCAAATCCTTCATTGATGACCTTTTCTCAAGTTTTACACTCCTCCGTGCCGTGACATTTTTTGGAGTTGACTTTGAAGAACTGCCGAGTTCCGTTGGAGATTTGAAGCACCTGAGGTACCTGCTTATACAGTTCAATGGCAAGCTCAGATTATTGCCGGAGCCTTTATGCAAGCTGGTGAATTTAGAAATGCTTCATCTCTATGGCTGCAGCCAGTTAGAGGAGCTCCCAAATGAAGCTCGCAACCTTGTTAGCCTTGTATACTTGAACCTCACATCAAAGCAGAAGTATCTAAGGCTGTGG is drawn from Triticum dicoccoides isolate Atlit2015 ecotype Zavitan chromosome 6B, WEW_v2.0, whole genome shotgun sequence and contains these coding sequences:
- the LOC119326240 gene encoding putative disease resistance protein RGA3, whose translation is MFSVASVVSSLATSVLGKAASFGTDWAVNEIKSAWNAQEELHKLENSLKFICGVLRDAEDRESASHVLHEWLDCLKDAVYDIDDLLDDASTEALMLHVHKGLSRIESMSLLVTGPFKLSHKIEQVRKKLDEIAKDRGQFGLNEQPIIDRRMFRSSNRETHSFITESDIIGRAEAKKKIIEKILTAKDSKPLSVLPIVGLGGIGKTALAKWIYNDVQVTQNFELKLWVCVSDVFNLKKILDDIIQSGTGESNMKLNLEMLQRKLCALLKERRYFLVLDDLWNDKLADWEELRRLLSSGGRGSVIIVTTRSSNVASMVKTMEPYDVEKLPDDKCMQIFTQYAFRGEEEDRMDQQLVSIGESIVKKCCGVPLAARTLGSLLSRCRDVEEWRLVLEDNLWDMEQNTDDILPALKLSYDALPPHLRPCFSCLSVFPKGHTIYQDILIMFWMALGLIRPSNKRTQLQTGEKYFKELLGRSLFQDQCVLSDNRVFYCKMHDLIHDLATLVSQKEHAIVSSEKLTVSESVRHLVWDRENFSVALNFPEELKKASKTRTFTIRSSFGTVSKSFIDDLFSSFTLLRAVTFFGVDFEELPSSVGDLKHLRYLLIQFNGKLRLLPEPLCKLVNLEMLHLYGCSQLEELPNEARNLVSLVYLNLTSKQKYLRLWGWPSLAILKMSYCYELVSLEEGFDSLRALRELLIFDCPKLAALPSSIWQLSTLVALSISGCGELDLMVPAGEASGGLHSLQNLHLGRLPKLAHLPESFKSASSSLQYIQIVSCENLERLPSYIQDFRSLKRAVINGCPELSIRCAVESGEDYPFVSHIPEVYIEGTLLSKAGPSAGESSSLELELAFGEARPWPGLLAPLGRAGRCVSEFN